A stretch of the Candidatus Zixiibacteriota bacterium genome encodes the following:
- a CDS encoding ferritin family protein: MTPVHPDTLAALTAGIQSEVASYVFYLEAAKKTFAAEHKDILEKLALEEKDHFHILERQYDSLVRSEKWISTADILKQKGLPEITEEMSEQHRDLIDEVAKARSLEKILDIAYRLEEEAHDLFASAMKKVTTEEGRKMFGQLSKFEEGHMRMIADMKAAL; this comes from the coding sequence ATGACCCCGGTTCATCCCGATACACTCGCGGCCCTTACAGCCGGTATTCAGTCCGAGGTGGCCAGCTATGTTTTTTACCTCGAGGCCGCCAAGAAAACCTTCGCCGCCGAACACAAAGATATTCTCGAAAAACTGGCCCTCGAAGAAAAGGACCATTTCCATATTCTGGAGCGGCAGTACGATTCATTGGTCCGTAGCGAAAAATGGATCAGCACGGCGGACATTCTCAAACAGAAAGGGCTCCCGGAAATCACCGAGGAAATGAGCGAACAACATCGGGACTTGATCGATGAGGTCGCGAAAGCCAGGTCGCTGGAGAAGATTCTGGATATCGCCTACCGTCTGGAAGAAGAAGCTCACGATCTGTTCGCGTCGGCCATGAAGAAGGTCACCACCGAAGAAGGGCGCAAGATGTTTGGCCAGCTATCGAAGTTCGAAGAGGGGCACATGAGGATGATAGCCGATATGAAGGCGGCTCTTTAG